From a single Pseudorasbora parva isolate DD20220531a chromosome 17, ASM2467924v1, whole genome shotgun sequence genomic region:
- the fgf8a gene encoding fibroblast growth factor 8, producing MRLIPSRLSYLFLHLFAFCYYAQVTIQSPPNFTQHVSEQSKVTDRVSRRLIRTYQLYSRTSGKHVQVLANKKINAMADDGDVHAKLIVETDTFGSRVRIKGAETGFYICMNRRGKLIGKRSGQGKDCIFTEIVLENNYTALQNVKYEGWYMAFTRKGRPRKGSKTRQHQREVHFMKRLPKGHQIAEHRPFDFINYPFNRRTKRTRYSGER from the exons ATGAGACTCATTCCATCACGATTGAGTTATCT ATTCCTTCACCTCTTTGCGTTTTGCTACTATGCTCAG GTAACCATTCAGTCCCCGCCTAATTTTACACAGCATGTGAGTGAGCAAAGTAAGGTGACGGACCGGGTCAGCCGTAGACTAATCCGGACCTACCAGCTTTACAGTCGAACCAGTGGCAAGCACGTGCAAGTTCTGGCCAACAAGAAAATCAACGCCATGGCGGACGATGGTGACGTTCATG CCAAGCTCATAGTGGAGACGGACACATTTGGGAGTCGAGTTCGAATTAAAGGAGCTGAAACAGGCTTCTACATCTGTATGAACAGGAGGGGGAAACTGATTGGCAAG AGAAGCGGTCAGGGGAAAGACTGCATTTTCACAGAGATAGTCCTGGAGAACAACTATACAGCTCTACAGAATGTGAAGTACGAAGGCTGGTACATGGCCTTCACACGGaaaggcagaccccgcaagggCTCCAAAACCAGGCAACACCAGCGGGAAGTCCACTTCATGAAGAGGCTGCCCAAGGGACACCAAATCGCAGAGCACAGACCCTTTGATTTCATCAACTACCCTTTCAACAGACGGACTAAACGCACCCGCTACTCAGGAGAGCGTTGA